AGCTATGATAAGGGAAtgattattaaataatcatcccttatctcatgtttggttcatttttaatttatgttatttgtGTGATTAAATATCTCTCCTCAAAAATGTGATAATGTATAATTCTTGAATagtgataataataaaattgtatATTGACCATAATACCCTTAAATTGTCTTCTtcaatataatatgaaaattaaaattagtgaaaatttaataattaatataatatttaaatttgtattatattttattataaattaatttcatatatttttattattttcaatcattttaaaaaaaataaattataatgcaAATCTATCTTAAATTAAAGTTTTATAAATTTCTAATcttattaattaattcttttatgaaaataaatatttattaaattctaatttattttgtttaatgattaccgtaatattttcaaatatatttctaataaatatatttaaattaattttaataaatataaattataattataaatatttaattatctatccaattattttaagaatatatatttattaacaCTTGAGACATTTTGGTCAttgcaataaaatttacaaaattaatccatcattttaaaatcataccaaacaccaTGTTATTTATCCCACCATACTATTAATCcatatatctcattttttaatcacTCTAATTAGAAATCATTTACTTATCCCATCAGACGTACGAAACGAAGCCTTAGTTTACTTGTTATTCGGGAACAAATCATTTATAGCAGATACATGTTATGCCTGCAACATGTAATACTCTAGGTAGGACAAAAACTGAATAGTCCATATAAATACGTAGGCTTATGTTTCTTAAAAGAGAGCGGAGGTCATATCTTAATATTGTCATATAAAGGATAAATAGCGACTTCTCATGAGCAATTTTTGAGCAAATTCGATGTGAGTTTGATTTGACCGAGCTCGAGGATAGTTTGAAAAACTAAGTCTTTACTCAAGTCTGAGTTCGAGTTTTAGCTGTTTCTGCTCTGATACCTCGCGAGCTACTCGAGtaactatatatatttttatttagagataaaatttaaaagaTATTTTGTCAATACACACCTAAAGTTTAAATTCTAAACTTTTTTGTTAACAAGCTAGAAAGACTTTCAAGCTTTATGAGCACGAGTAATTCGACATATACACAAGTCGATGATGAGTTTGAAATTGATTACTCGATCGAGTTCGAGTAGAAAAAACTGAAATCGGGTCGAGCTCGAGTGGTATGGTACTTAAGCACGAATAATATGATACTCAACTCGACTCGACATGTTGCACCCCTTATCACATTTATCactaattttactgatgcaatCAAGTTCTAAAAGTAAAGATTTATGACAAACTTGCATTTCACTAAGGTAACTTACATTTACGATACTTCAGTCCAACAATTGTACGCAGTGTGTAACTAACCATAACCTGATATATGCATCAgtttttcgtttttttttatcatatacatatatcaGATTTAAAAGGCTACAAGTGCACAAAGTTCAAGCTTCAAACTTCCCTCAGATATAAACGAAAGCTAACAGGATAAAAAATAAGATGCACTCATGCACGTAACATTACATTCAATGACACAGGCAAAATTTAATTTGGGTTGATCTTGTCAATTCAAGTGTTGATTTCTAACCATCCACCTTTTTCAGTTGGCTTTAAGGATTCTAGGAATTTACTAGGATGAAACACTAAGTTGGCTAAAACTTGTATCGTGATGCCTTGACACGAGGTTTGCAATATCCGGGCTTTGCAATTGTCACATATATAAACTTTCCCTCGAAAAACTGACAAAGCAGCACCGAATCATTAATCAGAGAAGTTCATATTGTCTACACTAGCCAAATCAAGAAAGAGGAATGCATATACCTTGCCGTTCATCTCTTCCACCGCAGTCTCTGCAGATTCTTCATTCAGAAACCAGATATAAGCAAATCCCAGAGATTTCTTGGTTTTCTTATCAAGAATCACCTTTACTGTCACCATGTCAACCTTTTAGTTTATTTTCTTGGTAACATGTGCAATATATCTAAGTACTCAAGATATGGAGTAAAGTGTACCTCGACTGACATCTCCGAACTGTGAAAACACCGTCTTTAGCCCTTCCTCAGAGGTTGATTGAGCTAATCCTACATCAATCTATTTGCATGCTTAAGCAGTCATAATATTTATGATACCAAATTACACAGCAAGCTCAGACGGAATACAAGGTCAATGATAAGAATTTCTTTCGAATTATCTCAACTTTCTCGAACTTCGTTTTCCAAATAAATAAGTGTCTCGATTTCACAGTAGACTAGGAGCCATCATGCAAGGAATTTAACATCCAATTTCAATACTTAAAATTATGTTTATATTGCCTTAATAACCACTAAAGCCAACCAACAAATCTACACAAGCAATATATTAAGAACCATAAGAACCCATTTAAAACGAAGAAAACAAAAACCATGAAAatggataaaaaaaattatataggtGGTAAAACTAAGATTCTAAACTAGGGGCGATGACGCAAGGGATTTAATATCTCGATTGCAACATTTGTACGTATGTCTACTTGACTGCATAGCCATATGCCACAACTGCTAAAAGCAACCCACAAATGTACACGAGTGATACTTTAGAAACTATAATAACCATTTAAAACCATGCAAATGGAGCTAAATTTTTGGATAGGTGGTAAAACTAAGATTCTAAAACACTAAAAATTTAGGATCACATAGAAGTGCTTTCTTGAAttataatacaaaaaaaaataatgaaccTATACAAATAATAAAGACCAACCCACTCCCTTTTATGGCTAAAAAAGATGCAATTTGTCACATTTCATCTCATTCGGTGGCATCACATGGTGACAAAAATGGAAATTATACTACCCATTGAACTGCGTTGCATATTGGATATATATAGAATCGAAATGTTTTACAAGTGAAACAAACTGTAAACAGGATAATATGAATAGGAATACATCGTTACATACATTCAAACGCACAAATAAGGCAATTAAAATATGGATCACATTAAATTCCATTTTTCACTCagatttttcttcaaaacaaggAACCGCACCACACTAGTTCAAGAAACTACATGCAGCAGTAGCACGTGATAAAATTACTAAGCAGAATTTTCAGCTCAATTTCATCACGGTACAACAAGCAAATAATTTCACGCCCCCATTACATCTAAAAAAGGAATTTTCAATTAAAAAATCACCTTTAACAAATACTATGGAACTTGAAGAAGCATCGTTATCCAACTCAATTGAAGAGCTCAAACTTGAAGGATTTTCAGCTTTCAGATTTGGACTTCTCCATATCCCAAAGACGGGTTTTGTGGGAAATGGGTTCCTCGATGGAAATGATATGGCAATTGAAGATTGCTGCTTTCGAATTTGTGGGATTAAAATTTGAGGATTATAGGCTGAATAGAACAGAGCCATTTGAAACCCTAGATTTCATAACCTAAAGTATGTGTATATAGAGTTTTTAAATTTGTCTCCGTGGAACTGTACCAGGCATGGTTGGGCTGTTGAGtccaataattatatataaaagaaaaaatttgtttagatttttttttatgc
The Primulina eburnea isolate SZY01 chromosome 5, ASM2296580v1, whole genome shotgun sequence genome window above contains:
- the LOC140832977 gene encoding glycine-rich RNA-binding protein 4, mitochondrial-like, which gives rise to MALFYSAYNPQILIPQIRKQQSSIAISFPSRNPFPTKPVFGIWRSPNLKAENPSSLSSSIELDNDASSSSIVFVKGLAQSTSEEGLKTVFSQFGDVSRVKVILDKKTKKSLGFAYIWFLNEESAETAVEEMNGKFFEGKFIYVTIAKPGYCKPRVKASRYKF